CATCAGGTTCCATGGATTTTATCCGTTTGAGTTCTCTTTGTCAGCGGGTGTATCACCCTTTGTATTTTTTGATGAAGATGATGTGTCAGCATCCGTTGCCGGGTCCGGGGCTTCAGAGGTGTCAGTATCTGTTCCCTGGGTTGCATCGGTGGTGTCTGGTTTTTTTCTGCCGGGTTTTTCCCGTTTGGAATCTTTGATCACATCTTTTAAATCCGTGGTGGAAGATTTGACATCCTGGAGAGTGGTATCCATGTCAATACTGCGTTTGAGATCCTGGGCAGAGCGTTTGAATTCTCCCATGGCCCGGCCTAAGGTTTTTGCCAGTTCAGGCAGTTTCTGAGGCCCGATCACGATCAGGGCAATGGCCAGAATCAACAGAATTTCAGGCATTCCAAGGCCAAACATAGTTTTCCCTCTCCTTAAATATTATAGATGCTGTTATAAATCACCTGGGTTTTACACTGAATGCCCGGACCCTGTCAACTGGAACCCGGACGGCTTTTCCCGGCGTAATTTCCCGGTGGCCTGGATCGCCGCCTCCGTCTGGATTTGGCTTTGGCTTTCGGGGGAGGCGATGTGTTTTTCTTTTTGGGTGCGGGTTTGGGCAATGGATTTTCCAGAATGTCGGACGGATATTCACAGGGCAGCTTATAGCCTAACACCGCTTCAATCAACGGAATCTGAAACGAACTCATTTCATCGGCAAACGAGATGGAGGTGCCTGTGGCACCGGCCCTGCCCGTTCTGCCGATCCGGTGAATATAATGCTCAGGCTCAAACGGCATGTCATAGTTGATGACATGGCTGATGTTTTCAACATGCAGGCCCCGGGCCGCCACATCCGTGGCCACCAGAATCCGGACGGTGCCTTTTTTGAACTGCTCCAGCACCTTGAACCGGTTGTTCTGGGAAACGTCTCCGGAGAGCACCTTGCACTTCTGGCCGTACCGGTCCAGTTTGCTGCTCAAAAAAGTGGCAGTATCTTTTCGGTTCACAAAGATAAGAACCCGCTCAATTGTTTCAGACGTCAACAGATTGTAAACGTGCTGAAATTTTTTATCTTCCGTGGTCAGATAGACAATCTGCCGGATACTGTCCGCCGCCGTCTGTTCCGGATCGATTTCAATCTGAACCCGGTTTTTGGTGGTCCATGAATCGGCCAGGCGTAAGACATCTTCGGTCAGGGTGGCGGAAAAGAAAAGGGTCTGTCGTTTGTTTTTGGGCGGGGTCATGTAAATGAGTCTGCGGACATCCGGAATAAATCCCATGTCCAGCATCCGGTCCGCTTCATCGATGACCATGATTTCCACTTTGGAAAGCTGGATGATTTTTTGCCGGATAAAATCCAGAAGCCGCCCGGGCGTGGCCACAATCACATCCACAGAATTATCCTGAAGGGTCTGCTGCTGCCGGGCATACCCCGTGCCGCCGAAAACCGATAAAATATTGCACCCGGCGTATCTGGCCAGGCCCTGGAAATCTTTTTCTATCTGATGGACCAGTTCCCGGGTGGGGGCCAGAATCAAGGCCCTGGGAAATCCGGGTTTGTTTTTTACGGGTTTGTCCATAAATGCCTTGATGATGGCGATAATGAACGTGGCTGTTTTGCCGGTGCCGGTCTGGGCCTTGGCCGTGGCATCCTTGCCTGCCAGGGTATGGGGCAGCAGGGCGGCCTGGATATCGGTACAGTATTCAAATCCCAGATCTGCCACGGCATGCATGAGCGGTTCCGGCAGACCCAGGTCATGAAACCGGGTTTTGCCTTCCAGGGGCGGTACTTGAAACTGGTCCACAGACCATAAAGGTTTGGAAGCCGATTTTTGGGATTTCGGCGCTGTTCCGGTACTCTTTGGCGAGTGTGCGGGTGATTTTTCCGGACCCGTCGATTTCTCGGCAATGGGTTTTTTTTGACCCCGGGGATGGGGCGTGTCTTGGGCACGAGGCCGGGGTCCGGGGTCAGGCGGGGACGGCGAAGGTGCCGCCGGTTTTTTGAACAGTCGCTTGAGAAAATCGATGAAAGATTTCAATAGTGGACTCTGTGTTGGGGGTTAACAGTAAATGGGGGCGGCATCATCCACCTGCCACCAGAGGCAGCAGATGGATGACCGCGTTGTCCGGAATCCGGGTTTCCCGAAACCGGGGGCTGGAGACCAGTTTTCCGTTGAGACGGACCACGGAGCAGAACCGGACATCCGGCATCTGTTTCAGCAGATCCGCGATGGTCATGTCCGGTTTCCACTCAAATGGCTGGTCATTCACCTGTATCATAAAAAGGGTTTGTGCCTTATTGAATCCCGTTTTCCGCCAGCACTTCCAGCACTTCCGGAAAATCGATGCCCAGACGCTGAACCGTTTCCTTGGTGGGAATTCCGTTCCGGGTCCAGCCCCGACGGTCATAGACCGCATCTTTAAGCTGTTCATACTGGGATTCGCGTTCTTTTCTCAATGCCGCGACTTTGGCTGCCGTATCCATATCTGTGATATCCATGCCGTAGGTGTCGGTCAGCTGTGTGTCGTAACGGTCCGAACGGCTTTCATATTCTTCCACAGTCACCGGCCCCATGGCCCGGTAGGGCAGGGTGTCATGTTCCCGGGTGCCGTATCCCATTTTCAGGTTGAAGATCCGCTGGAAATTATACACGGCTTCACTCATGGCGATGAGATCATCGGGCATGGTTTTTTTACCCGTGACAGCGGAAAAGAAATCTGCGTACCATTGTATATGTTTCATCACCTTGGCCGGTTCTTTGGTGTCTTTGTTGTCTTCAGGCACGATATCGTTCCAGGGCAGCTTGCACAGGCCGCACAGACCGAACCAGGTCCGGAACATGGGAAACCAGTGCAGGGCTTCGGCCTTGTTTTCAAAAGTGGGCATGAAATTGTGGACCATGTCCAGAAAAATCAGCCAGGCTTCATCATGCTGGGGACCTTTGAGGGCCAGGCCGTATCCGCCCTGCTGGGCCAGACTTTCCTTGGTGATGTATTCGGAAAATTCCAGGCCTTTGGATTCCATACCGATATCCTGCATGAACGCGGGATCAGCATTGAATTTTTCGGCAAAGATCTGTTTCATCCGGCGGATGCCTTTGCCCACAATGGCACCGAACCCTTCGCCTCTGGCCATCTGGTGGATCAGTTCCAGGGTGTTGAGCCGGTTGCCGAAACTGATGTCCATGCCGCCGGTATGGTCTGGGGTGATCAGCTTGTTTTCAAAGCATTCCATCACAAATCCGATGGAGGTTCCCACGGAAATGGTATCCATTCCATAGGCATCGCAATAAAAGTTGATTTCCAGGATGGTGTGGGCATCAAAAATGCCTAAGTTGGAACCGCATCCGGCCACGGTTTCATATTCCGGCCCGTCCACAAACACCCTGGTGCCTTTGAAGGGGCCGGTGAACGGGGAAAAATCCTTGACTCCGTGGGAACAGGCCACGGCACATCCCCGCCAGCACCCGTCAAAGCCCTTGTCAAATATATGTTCATACACGGCTTCACCGATGACGGCCGCCCCCGGGTGGGACCCGAATTTGAAATTGTGTGTGGGCAGGCAGTCATGGTCGTTCATGATGGGAACCAGATGGGTGGTGCCCACCAAAGCCATGCGGTTCTGTTTGGGATCTAGGTCATGGATCTCTTTGGCATGGGTTTTGGTCACGGTTTTCAACGCTTCCAGATCTGCGGGCTGATTGCTTTTCATGGAAACAGCCCCATATCGGGCCACCACGGCCTTGATTCTCTTGTCGGCCAGCACCGTGCCCGTGCCGCCCCGGCCGGCCTGTTTGTAACGGACCCTTTTGCGCCCGGCATCATACCAGGAGAAATTCAGGCATCCGAAAAACGTATTTTCAGCACCGGGACCGGCGGTCACCACAGAGACGTTCACGGGTTTTTCCTCGTCAAAATACCGGGTCAGGGCATCGGACAGATCATAGGCATTGTCCGGCAGATCGGCGGCATTAAATATTTTGATCCGGCTTTCAATGCCGTCGATAAGAATGACGACGTCCTGGTCTGCCTTGCCGGTCAACGTGATTACGTCGAATCCGGAAAATTTTTTGTAAGGACCGAAATAGCCGCCTACATTGGAATCAATGGGCGCGCCCGTCAGCGGGGAAATGGTGGTGACGATGCTTTTGCCGCCACCGGGATATCCCGGGGTTCCCCCTAAGGGACCGGCGGAGATGCACAGGGCATTCTCCGGATCATTCCATTTTGTGGTGCCTTTGACGGCCTGCCACATGAACCACAGATCATACCCTTTGCCGCCGATGAATTTGTCTTTTACGGCCGCATCAATTGAATCGATGCGGATGTCATTATCAGCCAGGTTGATGTGAAGGGACCGATCCGTGTATCCTTTGATCACTTCCGCCCGGTCATAGGAAACAGCTTTGATTTCATTTAATTTCACAGGACCCATATGTTTACTCCTTGGATTTAATCCGTTTTTACAGATCTAAAGATTCCGGGGGCCGTGTCTGACTATGCGTATCAGATTCGCCCCTCCCCAGTGGTACGCAATAAATATTTTAAAATATAATTCACATAGTTATCATACCATTGGCCGACATTCAAGCACATAACGCATGCCCCGGGCCGAATAATACCGGATTGGTTCATGGCGGGAATGCGGTAAAACCGCTGGATCAAAACACGCTGTTTGGTTGACTCTGGATTGCTAACCAGGTAAAAAAACTTGATTTTTATCTGATTGCCTGATAACAGATTCAGGAAAAATGATACATGAAAGGGTATTTGAATGCTTGTATTGGCCAATTTTCTGGAAGCAGTCGCCGTGGTGCTGGATTATGGATTAACGCTTTACATGTGGATCGTTATTGCCGGTGCGGTGTTGTCCTGGGTCAGCCCGGATCCTTACAACCCCATTGTCCGGTTCATCAATACCGCAACGGAACCGGTATTTTATCAGATCCGAAAAAGGTTGCCCGTCCATTTCGGAGGGATTGATATTTCACCGATCGTCGTACTGATGGGTATCATCTTTCTTCAGACCTTTGTGGTGAACACGCTGCATGGACTGGCACGGTCCATGGTGTTGTAACCGTTTGATTTCAGATGGAAAGGATGGCTTTATGGGTATCACATCAATGGTGGTCAGGCAGAAGGAATTCAAAACCCGTTTCAGGGGATTTGATGTTCGGGAAGTGGATGGATTTCTGGAAGAAGTGGCCGTTCAGATGGAGTCCATGGACCGGACCATTGAAAACCTGACTGAAGAAAAAAGACGGCTGGACCTGGAAAATCAGGGGTACCGCAAACGGGAAAATGCCATGAAAAACGCCATGATCCAATCCCAGAACGTATTGGATCAGATGAAGGACAACGCCAAAAAATCGGCCCAGGTCACCATTGCCAATGCCCAGGTGGAAGCGGAAAAAATTCTGAACCGGGCCCATAAACGGCTTTCTCAACTCCACAGTGATATCATGGAACTCAAACGGCAGCGGATTCAACTGGAAATGCAGGTCAGTGCAGTCATTGAATCTCATGCCAAATTACTGGAAATGAGCAAGAAAGAAAACAAGGCGGCCGATGAGACCGATGCCACGCTCAAATTTATCAACCGGGCGTGATTTTGCAAAAGAACGCTTTTAACGGCAGATTCCAAACACCCAATTATTAAAAAAGGGCACACATGGCTCAAATAGATGCGTTTTTCAAATTGATGCATGATCAGGGCGCGTCCGACCTGCACCTGTCATCGGGACAGCAGCCGGCGCTTCGGCTTAACGGGGATATTGAACGAATCAAGTATGACCGGCTGACATCGGACAAACTGCGGGCAATGCTGTATGAAATCACCTCCCAGGAGAAAATCAAAGTCTTTGAAGAGACCGGGGATGTGGATTTCGGG
Above is a window of Desulfotignum balticum DSM 7044 DNA encoding:
- the thiS gene encoding sulfur carrier protein ThiS, whose protein sequence is MTVGAGPGTEFPPRKRFSVWASIFRKCWKCWRKTGFNKAQTLFMIQVNDQPFEWKPDMTIADLLKQMPDVRFCSVVRLNGKLVSSPRFRETRIPDNAVIHLLPLVAGG
- the tatB gene encoding Sec-independent protein translocase protein TatB, producing MFGLGMPEILLILAIALIVIGPQKLPELAKTLGRAMGEFKRSAQDLKRSIDMDTTLQDVKSSTTDLKDVIKDSKREKPGRKKPDTTDATQGTDTDTSEAPDPATDADTSSSSKNTKGDTPADKENSNG
- a CDS encoding DivIVA domain-containing protein, encoding MGITSMVVRQKEFKTRFRGFDVREVDGFLEEVAVQMESMDRTIENLTEEKRRLDLENQGYRKRENAMKNAMIQSQNVLDQMKDNAKKSAQVTIANAQVEAEKILNRAHKRLSQLHSDIMELKRQRIQLEMQVSAVIESHAKLLEMSKKENKAADETDATLKFINRA
- a CDS encoding YggT family protein, translating into MLVLANFLEAVAVVLDYGLTLYMWIVIAGAVLSWVSPDPYNPIVRFINTATEPVFYQIRKRLPVHFGGIDISPIVVLMGIIFLQTFVVNTLHGLARSMVL
- a CDS encoding DEAD/DEAH box helicase; amino-acid sequence: MKSFIDFLKRLFKKPAAPSPSPPDPGPRPRAQDTPHPRGQKKPIAEKSTGPEKSPAHSPKSTGTAPKSQKSASKPLWSVDQFQVPPLEGKTRFHDLGLPEPLMHAVADLGFEYCTDIQAALLPHTLAGKDATAKAQTGTGKTATFIIAIIKAFMDKPVKNKPGFPRALILAPTRELVHQIEKDFQGLARYAGCNILSVFGGTGYARQQQTLQDNSVDVIVATPGRLLDFIRQKIIQLSKVEIMVIDEADRMLDMGFIPDVRRLIYMTPPKNKRQTLFFSATLTEDVLRLADSWTTKNRVQIEIDPEQTAADSIRQIVYLTTEDKKFQHVYNLLTSETIERVLIFVNRKDTATFLSSKLDRYGQKCKVLSGDVSQNNRFKVLEQFKKGTVRILVATDVAARGLHVENISHVINYDMPFEPEHYIHRIGRTGRAGATGTSISFADEMSSFQIPLIEAVLGYKLPCEYPSDILENPLPKPAPKKKNTSPPPKAKAKSRRRRRSRPPGNYAGKSRPGSS
- a CDS encoding aldehyde ferredoxin oxidoreductase family protein; translation: MGPVKLNEIKAVSYDRAEVIKGYTDRSLHINLADNDIRIDSIDAAVKDKFIGGKGYDLWFMWQAVKGTTKWNDPENALCISAGPLGGTPGYPGGGKSIVTTISPLTGAPIDSNVGGYFGPYKKFSGFDVITLTGKADQDVVILIDGIESRIKIFNAADLPDNAYDLSDALTRYFDEEKPVNVSVVTAGPGAENTFFGCLNFSWYDAGRKRVRYKQAGRGGTGTVLADKRIKAVVARYGAVSMKSNQPADLEALKTVTKTHAKEIHDLDPKQNRMALVGTTHLVPIMNDHDCLPTHNFKFGSHPGAAVIGEAVYEHIFDKGFDGCWRGCAVACSHGVKDFSPFTGPFKGTRVFVDGPEYETVAGCGSNLGIFDAHTILEINFYCDAYGMDTISVGTSIGFVMECFENKLITPDHTGGMDISFGNRLNTLELIHQMARGEGFGAIVGKGIRRMKQIFAEKFNADPAFMQDIGMESKGLEFSEYITKESLAQQGGYGLALKGPQHDEAWLIFLDMVHNFMPTFENKAEALHWFPMFRTWFGLCGLCKLPWNDIVPEDNKDTKEPAKVMKHIQWYADFFSAVTGKKTMPDDLIAMSEAVYNFQRIFNLKMGYGTREHDTLPYRAMGPVTVEEYESRSDRYDTQLTDTYGMDITDMDTAAKVAALRKERESQYEQLKDAVYDRRGWTRNGIPTKETVQRLGIDFPEVLEVLAENGIQ